In the Thermosinus carboxydivorans Nor1 genome, CCGGGTTCGGTCAGCGATGCGGCCATCCGGGAAGCGATGGACCTCTGCCAGTTGCAAGGCTTTAAAGACCAGCTTGACCGGGTCGAAGACTGGTCACACATTCTATCCCTGGGCGAGCAGCAGCGTATAGCCTTTGTCCGTGTGTTGCTCCAAAAACCGGACTGGCTGTTTTTGGATGAAGCTACGTCGGCGCTGGATGAACCTACCGAGCGGGCGCTGTATAAACTACTCCGCGAACGGCTGCCCCAGACGACAATAGTCAGTGTCGGCCACCGCAACACTTTGAGCGGCCATCACCGGAAAAAACTTGCCATTGATGGTTCGGGCAACTGGAGCATGCTTAATCTTTAACAACAAAAACCTAACCGCTTTGCCGCGGTGCATAGGTGTAGCAGGAATTTATTAACGAAACAAGAATGAGACCTCATGGATCTCCCACAGTGGTAGCAAACGAAAGTCCCTGTGGCAGATAAGTGAGGTCTTTTTTGTTATATGTTTAGTTAAAAACGGGCGGTGACATTTTTATGCGCGAAACCGAAATTATGCGCATCGGGATTAAGACCATTGACCGAGTGAATATGACCTTTGATATTTTAAAAGTTTTTGCAAAATACGAAGTAAATATCATCTGGATGGAAGTTTATACCCACATCATCTATATCAAGTTCGACCGCGTAGACGCCGCCACCTGGGGAAAGATGCACGCCGAGATATTAGCGGTGAGTGGTGTGCAAGAACTTACCGAAATTGATTTAATTGCTTTTGAGGAACGGGAACAGTTGATTGAAACAATCCTTGACGCGAGTAGTGACGGGTTCATCGTTATTGACAAAGACGGGACAATTAAGCTGACAAATTCGCGGGCGATCCAGATTTTGCGGCAAGCCGGAAATTTAGAAGGCAAGTCGATATATACCATCTTGCCCGCTCCTGACATAATAAAGAAAGCCTTAAGCAAAGGAATAGAAATTAGCAACCATACCCTGTTTTATGAACATGGCGGCGGCACTTGCCATTGTCTTGTCAGCAGCCGGACATTGAAAAATGAAGCGGGCGTTATTCAGGGGCTGATTTTAACTTTGCGCGATATGCACGATGTGCGCGAAATGGTGTATTCGATTACTCAGGCCCGACAGATAACTTTTAATGATATTGTGACCAAAAGCCCGTCAATGCTGTCAGTAGTGGCATTAGCCCGCAATATTGCCAAAAACAACTCTACCGTCTTAATCCGCGGTGAGAGCGGTACCGGCAAAGAATTGTTTGCGCGGGCCATCCACGCTGCCGGGAAGCGGCACAACAAACCCTTTATTCCCCTTAACTGCGCGGCAATTCCCGATACGCTGATTGAGAGCGAACTATTCGGCTACGAGGATGGCACCTTCACTGGCGGCAAAAAGGGCGGCAAACAAGGCCTCTTTGAATTGGCACACGGCGGTACCCTCTTTCTCGATGAGGTAGCCGAGCTGTCAGCGTACGTCCAGGCAAAGTTGCTGCGTGTATTGCAGGAAGGAATGGTCCGGCGGGTCGGCGGCCACAAAGAGATCGCCGTTGACGTGCGCATCATTGCGGCTACGAACCGCAACCTTGAGGCCATGCTAAAAAATGGCCAGTTCCGGGAAGATTTATTTTATCGTTTGAATGTTATCCCGCTTTATATACCGCCACTCAGGGAACATATTGAAGACATTCCGCTGCTGATCGACCATTTTATTAAAGTTTTGGGCGGTAAATTGGGCAAACCTGATATCGTTGTTTCTCCCCGCGCGGTTGAGAAAATGTTGCGTTATCCCTGGCCGGGAAATGTGAGGGAATTGTCCAATGTGGTTGAACGGGCCATTTATCTTTGCGACGGCCGGGTAATTACCGAAGACCATATCGTTTTTGCACAGGCAGCGGTCGATCAGCCGGCAGCTGCGGTGAATGATGCCATTCCCTTGCTGCGCGAGGCGGTGGAAGCAACAGAGAGAAAGCTTATTGCTGAGGCTATCCGCCGCTATGGCAGTCTCCGTCAAGCCGCCAAAGCGCTGGGCGTGACCCACACTTTGCTAATAAACAGAATGAAAAAGTTAAATATCCACAAAATGGTTTAACCGTAAACCGCTGGTTTAAATATAAACCAGCGGTTTAGTGCTTTTTGGCACGATTTTATTCCAGAATGCCACTAACCGGCCAAATTGCGGGGCTTTCGGCGTTGGTATGAAACTTGCATTAGTTACTAACAGCGATTGGAGGTGTTGATTATTGAACAGTAAACATATTAGTACCCTGGCGGTTCACGCCGGTACGGCGAGCCCCGCTTCAGCTACGGAGCCCAAAGTTTTGCCAATTGTTGCGTCATCCGTGTGGTCGTTTGACAGTTTGGCCCAGCTAGATGATGTGTACGAAAACAAAGTCCCCGGTTTTGTCTACTCACGGATAAGCAATCCGACTGTGGAACTATTAGAACAGGCCGTCGGGATGCTCGAAGGCGGCGCGGCCGCAGCCTATGCGTCAGGGATGGCGGCAATCGCCACCGCCATTTTCGCCGAAGTTCGGCAAGGGGATCACATTGTGGCTCACCACGTTTTATACGGCGGCACTTATGCGTTATTGAAAAATGAAATGGCCAAGCTGGGGGTGGA is a window encoding:
- a CDS encoding sigma 54-interacting transcriptional regulator, whose protein sequence is MRETEIMRIGIKTIDRVNMTFDILKVFAKYEVNIIWMEVYTHIIYIKFDRVDAATWGKMHAEILAVSGVQELTEIDLIAFEEREQLIETILDASSDGFIVIDKDGTIKLTNSRAIQILRQAGNLEGKSIYTILPAPDIIKKALSKGIEISNHTLFYEHGGGTCHCLVSSRTLKNEAGVIQGLILTLRDMHDVREMVYSITQARQITFNDIVTKSPSMLSVVALARNIAKNNSTVLIRGESGTGKELFARAIHAAGKRHNKPFIPLNCAAIPDTLIESELFGYEDGTFTGGKKGGKQGLFELAHGGTLFLDEVAELSAYVQAKLLRVLQEGMVRRVGGHKEIAVDVRIIAATNRNLEAMLKNGQFREDLFYRLNVIPLYIPPLREHIEDIPLLIDHFIKVLGGKLGKPDIVVSPRAVEKMLRYPWPGNVRELSNVVERAIYLCDGRVITEDHIVFAQAAVDQPAAAVNDAIPLLREAVEATERKLIAEAIRRYGSLRQAAKALGVTHTLLINRMKKLNIHKMV